Part of the Musa acuminata AAA Group cultivar baxijiao chromosome BXJ2-7, Cavendish_Baxijiao_AAA, whole genome shotgun sequence genome is shown below.
TGAGCGAGGCCTAGGAACGCTTCTGATGGGGCGAGCAGGGAGCCCGTTCCTAGCCCTGGGGGGAAGTCCTCGGTCGTTGAGTAGGCGCTAGTAGGGCCCTAGTGTCTGGGCCGAGGTAGAGGCATCGTTCTATTCGAAAGGAGACATGTGCCCTCTCTCCTCAAAGGGGTTAGGGGTCATGGGTAGCGCTTTCTTGCTGGAGCGCTCATTGGGAGGAGTGGTAGAAGGATGTTCCTGCGACATTCGACCCTTCCTCTAACACTAAAATGTTAATACACAGAGATTGTCAATTGGTGAGTCGGTCGGTTGGTTCACTGTCAAAAGTGTGGGTCTCTTCTGATGACTCCTCTTGGCTGACGTGGAGAGCAAGCATTACGGGAAGGATGAAGGAATCTGTAGGGAGAGACGGTTCACCGGGAGCCGCTTAGTCTTCGAGCAGTGAAGTTTGGTTTGGGAGTTGAGCGGTCCCCTATGCTGGGTAGCCTCATAACTGTGCCTCCGGGCTGTGCCGACGACCCTGCACAACAAGCTTGCGTTGGGGGTGTCTCGACTCGaccccttcgatgcttaagtcagGAAAACGGAGAGGGAGGAAGACAACAGTATCAACAGTGTAAACGAGAGAGTAAAGAGTCTCTTTTGCCTGCTTGGCTCGGGGCTTGGCTTTTATACATGGGTGCTGACGGAGCGGACGGATCTCCGTTGAGGCCCCCCTTACCTTGCGTGGCAGAGGCATTTAATACGGGTGGCTCGCCGGCGTGTGCCCCTAGGAATGGTGCTTGGGGACTATCGGGGTGAGGCTTCCAGTTTGTCTTCCTTGCTTCTTTGGGTCAAGCAGGGTGTGGTCCCTTCATCCTCCGTCCGGAAGGGAAGGCTAGTAAAGCCGGGCCATGCCGTCGACCATTAATGCGGAGTTAGGTTCTCTTTCCCAGTTGCGGGATTGGTGAGTATGGGTCTCGCGAGCCCATTTTAGGAAGCCGGGGCAGGCAACGTGATCTCTTGCTAGCGGTCGTAGGGAGTAGGTGATTCCCAGGCTTTTGCTTAGGTGTTGCTTATGTGGCAAGGGAAGCTGGGAAGTGCCAAGATTATCCCTATCATTGCATTATATCAATATGAAGATCATTCTTTAGTACTAATTTTAGATTGTGCACACCATTTATGATCCAAATAGCTTATCCTCCCACCAATGAACATGGTTAAATAcaatgaaataagaaaaaaataaacttgTTACTGCTTAAGATTTGTGAACTTTTTGTATCCTACACCGTTTTTCTTCCTGGTTCATGGTGTCTGGCATCCCACCATTGATACAATTCTTATTTTCCATAACATTTTGCATGGTACTTTGTTCTGACAGTCTTGCAGCTTAAGTTGCTGTTCTAATCTTTAGTGAACGTAGCTTGTCACCGAATAACTTGATTATATGCATATTGTTTTCCTAGGGACATCATCATCGTTACTCTGTGAGCTTCTGTGTACTAATTTCAAGGACTGGGATTCCAACAGCATTGTTTGGGACATGCTAGCGAACGTGTATGCTAGATtggaaatgatgcatgatgcgcTTTTTGTTCTAAGCAAGATGGCTGCCCTTGACATGCAAGCTTCAATATCTACTTATGACCGTTTGTTGTTCAACTTAAGGCATACAGAGATCGCTTGGGATCTTtatgaagaaatcaaatccagtgGGGTTTCTTATAGTGAATACACATTTAAGATCCTCATTGATGGTCTCTGCAAGCAAGGAAGATTACAACATGCGATTTCCTTCTTCCAAACGGAAAGAGGAAATAAAGAATTTAACCGTTGCATAGTTACCTTCAATTCCCTCATGGCTGGAGTATGTAATGCAGGGTTTGTAGAGATTGCAAGGTCACTCCTTTCGCTTTCTTTCAAGTATGGGTTTCTACCCAACAAACACAGTTACACTACTCTCATTCATGGGTTATGTCTAGCAGGCTATGTGGATGAAGCCTTGGAACTCTCTGAGTACATGCAGACGGATGGAATAGAGCTTGATGTGGTTATTTATAATATTCTGATAAATGGGTATCGCCTACTTGGCTTGATGAGCGAGATTTGGAAGCTCATAAGGATGATGATTCAACATGGGCTGCAACCAGATTTAGTTACATATACTATACTGATAACCGGGCTTTGTGAAGGAGGTAATGTTGATGAAGGATTGAAGATGAGGAAAGAGATGCTTTCTAGGGGGTTCAAGCTGAATATTGTCACTTACAGTGTTCTCGTCAATGCCCTTTGCAGAAAAGGACACATCAATGAAGTCGAAGGATTGCTTGGAGAGATGAAGGAAATTGGCCTAGATATGGATCTAGTAGCATATTCCATCCTCATAAATGGGTATTGTAAGTTAGGAGAAATCGAGAAGGCACTTCAAGTATGCCAAACTATGTGCTCCAAGATAATAATGGCTAATTCATTTGTTCATGGGGGAATTCTTTCTAGTTTGTGCAAGAATGGATCGGTGCCCGAAGCAAATTGGTATTTGGAGAACCTAGCTGCTACTGGTCAAACGTTGAACA
Proteins encoded:
- the LOC135582390 gene encoding putative pentatricopeptide repeat-containing protein At1g13630 isoform X2; translation: MLFRRKIRSLRRIPCPCFAGKHPLSSVAAADAAEELVSDSGVWDTKSCSREILALSNLELGLYLSCRSNSNVVAEKGVLKQKEMVSCPRWSEQDPRLARLEVCHALAKEGRLRQMRKILRQMLGDEGTSSSLLCELLCTNFKDWDSNSIVWDMLANVYARLEMMHDALFVLSKMAALDMQASISTYDRLLFNLRHTEIAWDLYEEIKSSGVSYSEYTFKILIDGLCKQGRLQHAISFFQTERGNKEFNRCIVTFNSLMAGVCNAGFVEIARSLLSLSFKYGFLPNKHSYTTLIHGLCLAGYVDEALELSEYMQTDGIELDVVIYNILINGYRLLGLMSEIWKLIRMMIQHGLQPDLVTYTILITGLCEGGNVDEGLKMRKEMLSRGFKLNIVTYSVLVNALCRKGHINEVEGLLGEMKEIGLDMDLVAYSILINGYCKLGEIEKALQVCQTMCSKIIMANSFVHGGILSSLCKNGSVPEANWYLENLAATGQTLNIILYNIVIDGYAKIGDVEGAVTLYEQIIRSNITPSVVTYNSLIYGFCKIGELNIAKSFLRKIELHELVPTVVTYTILINGFCGAGDTDSILELLDEMIGKSIMPNRITYSVIIKALCKQGRVREAIDILKNMEIMGIGADEITYNTLIQGFHELRNVNMAFYLHDKMLQHSLMPTPITYNLLINALCLNGEVDRAESAIHKQNDHKSLAAFQAMVVKSCLIALGIYE
- the LOC135582390 gene encoding putative pentatricopeptide repeat-containing protein At1g13630 isoform X4; this translates as MLFRRKIRSLRRIPCPCFAGKHPLSSVAAADAAEELVSDSGVWDTKSCSREILALSNLELGLYLSCRSNSNVVAEKGVLKQKEMVSCPRWSEQDPRLARLEVCHALAKEGRLRQMRKILRQMLGDEGTSSSLLCELLCTNFKDWDSNSIVWDMLANVYARLEMMHDALFVLSKMAALDMQASISTYDRLLFNLRHTEIAWDLYEEIKSSGVSYSEYTFKILIDGLCKQGRLQHAISFFQTERGNKEFNRCIVTFNSLMAGVCNAGFVEIARSLLSLSFKYGFLPNKHSYTTLIHGLCLAGYVDEALELSEYMQTDGIELDVVIYNILINGYRLLGLMSEIWKLIRMMIQHGLQPDLVTYTILITGLCEGGNVDEGLKMRKEMLSRGFKLNIVTYSVLVNALCRKGHINEVEGLLGEMKEIGLDMDLVAYSILINGYCKLGEIEKALQVCQTMCSKIIMANSFVHGGILSSLCKNGSVPEANWYLENLAATGQTLNIILYNIVIDGYAKIGDVEGAVTLYEQIISAIHKQNDHKSLAAFQAMVVKSCLIALGIYE
- the LOC135582390 gene encoding putative pentatricopeptide repeat-containing protein At1g13630 isoform X3: MLANVYARLEMMHDALFVLSKMAALDMQASISTYDRLLFNLRHTEIAWDLYEEIKSSGVSYSEYTFKILIDGLCKQGRLQHAISFFQTERGNKEFNRCIVTFNSLMAGVCNAGFVEIARSLLSLSFKYGFLPNKHSYTTLIHGLCLAGYVDEALELSEYMQTDGIELDVVIYNILINGYRLLGLMSEIWKLIRMMIQHGLQPDLVTYTILITGLCEGGNVDEGLKMRKEMLSRGFKLNIVTYSVLVNALCRKGHINEVEGLLGEMKEIGLDMDLVAYSILINGYCKLGEIEKALQVCQTMCSKIIMANSFVHGGILSSLCKNGSVPEANWYLENLAATGQTLNIILYNIVIDGYAKIGDVEGAVTLYEQIIRSNITPSVVTYNSLIYGFCKIGELNIAKSFLRKIELHELVPTVVTYTILINGFCGAGDTDSILELLDEMIGKSIMPNRITYSVIIKALCKQGRVREAIDILKNMEIMGIGADEITYNTLIQGFHELRNVNMAFYLHDKMLQHSLMPTPITYNLLINALCLNGEVDRAERFLLSLLERGVRLRKFAYTTIIKAQCAKAMPDRAIILFDKMLESGYEVSIKDFSAIINRLCKRHFVNEAKIFFKLMLYIGILPDQELCLVICSAIHKQNDHKSLAAFQAMVVKSCLIALGIYE